One Paenibacillus sp. FSL H7-0737 DNA segment encodes these proteins:
- a CDS encoding LuxR C-terminal-related transcriptional regulator, which translates to MIVGTKLHIPRVRKSLVSRPRLMRKLNEGMDYKLTLISAQAGYGKTTALSEWIRHCDMQVAWVSLDMQDNDWAQFWSYVTASIQESCPKFGSTVQPLLINGPSMTLEPAIVALLNELNNLTNELIIILDDYHVIETPTIHQSMAYLLEHLPPHIHLYVVSRTDLTIPTTRLLAKGELHRIIMQDLRFQLDEGFEFFRDTTDLQLTTDQITELYDQTEGWISGLQLAAISLKRSDNIAVSIQQFRGQQQHISDYLLEEVFHHLPDSVRTFLLETSILNRMNHSLCQAVTGQMNCQEQLERLVHLNLFVIPLDDQRNWYRYHHLLSDFLQQILFRTDPNKWMQVHTRAANWLEEHGFAGEAVEHHIEGKKFADAVRLIEKNLHTLVQSKSVVLIRWVSGLPENSFAEKPMIELFYISVLLGVGEWKTAFKRVEQAEIRFLALQGKMDDTQWNQIMGNLYFFCSVTTYLQKDLERTSAYFELVEQFVPEGSLFQTMGRNRYQGNDVFDDHLALINDLHAAEAFLLKWITVWENKQEYPFVGYLYASYSKLLYEWNRLDEAERYASKVLERKDMQPFARILIHNYTSASRIQQAKGDPARASQLLTQLKLQIDSPDYDLFMLGVEAEQACLSLQQGSIQTALTWLRKCGLTPTDKIPMNRIAEYLALAKVLAACERSAEALQVLDQLNLLLSKENRLRDQIKVCIAQSMTFESIGRTAEAHLHLETALHLAEPEGYIRSFMDEGSKMEELLSTYLKIQIGSLIRNPKVSLFYVKQLIQAFNVTMEGKPSLKEILTEQEMKVLHLIASGLSNKEIADKLFVTGETVKFHIKNMYRKLGVNNRVQALQCFNTFI; encoded by the coding sequence TTGATTGTTGGAACGAAACTCCATATCCCTCGTGTTCGTAAATCTTTGGTCTCTCGCCCAAGGCTGATGCGTAAACTTAATGAAGGAATGGACTACAAGTTGACGCTTATTTCTGCTCAAGCCGGTTATGGCAAAACCACAGCATTAAGTGAATGGATTAGACATTGTGATATGCAAGTGGCTTGGGTTTCATTAGATATGCAGGATAACGATTGGGCTCAGTTTTGGAGTTATGTAACAGCCTCTATCCAGGAGAGTTGCCCTAAGTTTGGATCAACGGTTCAACCCCTTCTGATCAATGGGCCTTCTATGACTTTGGAGCCAGCGATAGTAGCGCTATTGAATGAGTTAAATAACTTAACAAATGAACTAATTATTATTCTTGATGATTATCATGTCATCGAAACCCCCACAATACATCAGTCTATGGCTTATCTACTTGAGCATTTACCTCCCCATATTCATCTATATGTAGTTAGTCGAACTGATTTGACCATACCTACTACCAGGCTTTTGGCAAAAGGTGAGTTACATCGAATCATCATGCAGGATCTGCGTTTTCAACTGGATGAGGGATTTGAATTTTTTCGGGATACAACCGATTTGCAATTAACCACAGATCAAATTACCGAGCTGTATGATCAGACCGAAGGGTGGATCAGCGGCCTGCAGCTGGCGGCGATCAGTCTCAAGCGAAGTGACAATATAGCTGTATCCATTCAGCAATTTAGAGGTCAACAGCAGCATATATCCGATTATTTGCTAGAAGAAGTATTTCATCATCTTCCGGATTCCGTACGCACTTTCTTACTGGAAACTTCTATTTTAAATCGGATGAATCATTCCTTATGTCAAGCTGTAACCGGTCAAATGAACTGCCAAGAGCAATTGGAGAGGTTAGTCCATTTGAATTTATTTGTTATTCCCTTAGATGATCAAAGGAATTGGTACAGGTATCATCATTTGCTTTCTGACTTCTTGCAGCAAATATTGTTCAGAACAGATCCGAATAAGTGGATGCAAGTACACACTCGAGCGGCAAATTGGCTGGAGGAGCATGGCTTTGCTGGAGAAGCAGTGGAGCATCATATAGAAGGGAAGAAGTTTGCAGATGCTGTTCGTTTAATCGAGAAGAATCTTCATACGTTGGTGCAATCGAAAAGCGTTGTTTTGATTCGCTGGGTGTCTGGTTTGCCGGAGAACTCTTTTGCAGAGAAGCCTATGATTGAATTGTTTTATATCTCTGTATTGCTGGGAGTTGGAGAATGGAAGACGGCATTTAAGAGAGTAGAGCAGGCTGAAATACGGTTTCTAGCGTTGCAGGGGAAAATGGATGATACCCAGTGGAATCAGATTATGGGCAATCTTTACTTTTTCTGTTCAGTCACCACTTATCTGCAAAAGGACCTTGAGCGAACGTCGGCATACTTTGAGCTCGTAGAGCAATTCGTGCCAGAAGGTAGTTTGTTTCAAACAATGGGGCGTAATCGTTATCAAGGGAATGATGTGTTTGATGATCACTTGGCACTTATTAATGATCTTCACGCAGCGGAAGCCTTCCTATTAAAATGGATTACAGTTTGGGAGAACAAACAGGAGTATCCTTTTGTTGGTTATTTGTATGCTTCTTATAGCAAATTGCTCTATGAATGGAATCGATTGGACGAAGCTGAACGGTATGCAAGTAAAGTCCTTGAACGTAAGGACATGCAGCCTTTCGCTCGAATATTGATTCACAATTACACTAGCGCTTCAAGGATTCAGCAAGCCAAAGGAGATCCAGCGCGTGCATCACAGCTGCTTACACAGTTGAAACTGCAAATTGACTCTCCTGACTATGATTTGTTTATGTTAGGTGTTGAAGCGGAGCAAGCTTGTTTATCTCTGCAGCAGGGTTCGATTCAAACAGCTCTGACATGGCTAAGGAAATGTGGGTTAACACCTACGGATAAAATTCCTATGAATCGAATCGCGGAGTATCTTGCTCTGGCAAAAGTGTTGGCAGCATGCGAACGTTCAGCGGAAGCCTTACAAGTATTGGATCAACTGAATCTGTTATTATCTAAGGAAAATCGTCTCCGAGATCAAATTAAGGTATGTATTGCGCAAAGTATGACGTTTGAGTCCATCGGCCGCACAGCGGAAGCTCATCTGCACTTGGAGACCGCACTACATCTAGCAGAGCCAGAAGGTTATATTCGGAGCTTTATGGATGAAGGTTCTAAGATGGAGGAACTGCTATCTACTTATCTGAAGATACAGATAGGTAGTCTAATTCGCAATCCAAAGGTTTCATTGTTCTATGTGAAGCAGTTGATCCAGGCTTTTAATGTAACCATGGAAGGCAAGCCATCTCTCAAAGAAATACTAACGGAACAGGAAATGAAAGTTCTACATTTAATCGCAAGTGGGCTGTCGAATAAAGAAATCGCCGACAAGTTATTTGTTACAGGTGAAACAGTGAAATTTCATATTAAAAATATGTATAGAAAGCTTGGAGTAAACAATCGTGTACAAGCGCTCCAATGTTTCAATACATTCATATAA